In Phragmites australis chromosome 18, lpPhrAust1.1, whole genome shotgun sequence, the genomic window TGTTTGGTGTttgtttcttttgaaaaatttaTGTCTCAATTAACTGTTATTGAGACCTGCATTCATGGCTAATTGGCTACTATGAAAGGTCGCGTTGCATATAGGGTTAACAGCAAATTAGCAATAGGATATTCATATCCGCACAATTTTTACCTCACGTTCCTATTAGTTGTTCCTCAACCAACTGTTGTTATCACTGCCTTTTTCTTCAAACTGTTTaactatatgaagattgattcaaatttcaaactgtCATCATTTATTCACTTTGAAGCATTAACATCTCCTTTCCCTGACGAGAGAAAAACTGCAAAAATGTTAGCTTTCTGTGGTTCAGTAACACTATGTTCTTTCGCCCTCAGGCTAACATTTTTGGCTAAAACCtacaatttcatatttttcgACAGTCGATGGGTTCCCCAAATGTGAGAAATGGATACGTAATGATATTGTTGACACAAAGGAGTCCAAGACAACTTCGTGGTTGAAGAGGTTCATAGGGCGTGCAAAGAAACCTGCAATGACATGGCCATTCCCCTTTGTAGAGGAGAGGCTATTTGTTTTGACTATACAAGCTGGAGTTGAAGGTTTCCACATTTATGTTGGTGGTCGACATGTGACATCTTTTCCTTATCGACCAGTATGTTCTTTAGACATGTTCATCTGCTGTTCTTTTTTCTGTTAGATATTTAAATAAACACTTAGGGGTACCAGGTGTTCATTTTCAGGGGTTCACTCTTGAAGATGCAACAGGATTGTTTGTTAAGGGCGATGTAGATGTACATTCAGTTTATGGCACTGCTCTTCCTATGTCTCATCCTAGCTTTTCTCTTCAACAAGTCCTTGAGATGTCAGAAAAGTGGAGGTCTCAGCCACTACCAAAACATCATGTTTCCCTTTTCATTGGGATACTGTCTGCATCAAATCATTTCGCCGAGCGCATGGCTGTGAGGAAAACATGGATGCAGACTCCAGAGATCAGGTCTTCTGAAGCAGTAGCTCGATTCTTTGTTGCACTGGTAAGCAAATTATCCATCCGAATAGATGATATTTGCAGTTAAACTTAAGTCCTTCCGTGATAACAGAAGGGACAAAACTTCAAGATGTCTATATTTGTGCTTAAGTATGTAAGCCTCTCATTGGGACATTGCAATTGATTATAATTAGTCTGGGCTGAAAAAGCTATACAACTAACACAGTGTAGGGGCCTTGTTATTTATGTGACTGGTTCTGCCTGAGGTCTTGTTTTGAATGGCAGTTCTGAAAAAACGTACTTCAATGTCAAAAAGCACATTCGGAAAAGTATTTGGAAGAAAAAGACTTGGTTTTCCATTGTACAGTCTTATTATTCGTCAAGCAAACTAACTATTAACATTTGGCACCGAATTCCCTCTTTTCTAATAAAATTATCATGTGCTCCAAGCCTCCAATAATGGGAGATATTGGTGTCATTATAAGAGAAATTGCAAATGCGCTTTAGGAAATAAATGCTAGCTGCTTATTCATGAGAAACTCTGGTTGCAGAATTCAAGGAAAGAGGTCAATGTAATGCTGAAGAAAGAAGCGGAATACTTTGGAGACATTGTCATTTTGCCATTTATAGATCGCTATGAGCTGGTAGTTCTTAAGACAATCGCTATTTGCGAGTATGGGGTGAGTCACTCTTGCTGTTATCATATTTTTGCTCTTGTGCTTATTGCATTTGTATTGTTTGTCAATGTCAACTAAAGTGAACTTGTGATGGCTTGTGATCTATTTCTATCAGTACATATCTGTGTGCCCAGTAATGGGCTTATTGCTGTTAAGAGTTAACTGTCTGTTTGAGAGGATGGACTTATGCCTGTTTGGTGTCAGCAAAAACTTCTTGTGAACCCGTCTTGTACCTTTTCTTTTGCCCAGGAAGCTTAAGCATGAGCACCTCTTCATGCACTTGTTTGTGGTTCTTTTGATAAGTCACTTCTAGGACAAGTTAAGCCCTCCAAAATAGGCTTAAGGACTATGGAGTTCATTAAAGTCATGATACCAATAATAAGCACTGTGTCAACTAATCATGAACCTGATGTCTGTTACTCTTACCACCTTGCAGGTCGAGAACTTGACTGCTGCAAACATCATGAAATGCGATGATGATACATTTGTGAGGGTAGATGTGGTTCTCAGACACATCAAGTTGAACATTGGTGGCAAACCATTATACATGGGGAACCTTAACCTATTGCATAGACCACTGAGAACTGGAAAATGGGCAGTTACAGATGAGGTAATGTCCTCATTTTTGTTCCTGTTACCTACCAATAATTACTGCAGGAGTGGCCGCACAAACTAATGAAACTCAATTTCCGATTTTTATCAATCTAGTGTCCGCACAATTCCTTGAATTTTAGTCTTTATTATATTGCTTATTTGAATCTTCCTTTTTTCCCTAACTGAGGGAAATAATCATCCAAGTTTTGAACTGTGATTTCCTACATGTTTAAACGTTGAACTCACTCTAGGCTATGGTTCAAACTTCAAACCCAGAATGACTTTTCTTATTAAGTTAATCTTTTCATCGTGCAAGTTGCAGCCCATTTGTTTGTCCTTATACCTACCAATAATTACTGCAGGAGTGGCCTGAAGATATCTATCCGCCTTATGCAAACGGACCAGGTTATGTAATTTCTGGTGACATAGCAAAATTCATCGTGTCTCAGCATGCCAACCAGAGTTTAAGAGTGAGTTTTGTGTTGATGCCTGCTACAGATTATTTTTTACATAAACGTTTTATTCTGATGTACCAATCGACCCATTTTTTGGGTGATGCCTTGCAGCTATTCAAGATGGAAGATGTAAGTATGGGTCTGTGGGTTGAAAAATTCAATTCAACGAAACCTGTCCAGTATTCTCACAGCTGGAAGTTCTGCCAGTACGGTTGCCTGGAGAACTACTACACTGCCCATTATCAGTCACCCAGGCAGATGCTGTGCTTGTGGGATAAGTTGATCCGCGGTCGAGCATCCTGCTGTAACTACAGATAGCGAAGCGAAAGATCACTCGATGTTGGCATCCCTCCCTCACATCCCAGCCGGTTAGTTTGGTTGGCTGGTGTTAATCCTTTTTTACATGAATCATGGGATGGATGGCGTAGGTGTTGTTGCTCCTCCATTGTAGCTCAGTTTGAGTTCGCATGGCTGTGAGGTTGGAACTTGAAGATTAGGAAGTTCCAACCCGTTTGGTTTAGTGCATTTACCTGATTTGCATTGGTCATCTTGTGGCATTGGCATCCGTCCTGATTCTTGTAATTGATCCCAATTTTGATGTGGTAGGTCAGATTAGAATGTTCAGATGTACTCCCTCCATTCAAGAATGTAAGACATATTTTGTTTCGAAAAAGTCAATCTTAAGGTTATAAGTTCTGACCGTCAATTAGTCCAATTATATGTACGTTTAATATGCAAACATTGTTTCAATAAATTTGTATTTCaaaatacttttaatatgatgttgattttatagcaattgataacATATTTTAAGAAAAACTAACTGTTAAAGTTtacttttgatgatttttaaaaataaatacgaCTTTTATTCAGGGAGTATGTCTCACTTCTCATGACTAGACGAAATGTTGCCTCTTTGCCCTGTCTCCTGATGCTAAAATCATCATCATGGCTTTCTTTCAATCTCTTCTGTCTTAATTTTATAATCTTATCACGCGTTTGAAACACAAGAGCTTTAATGAAATAGGCTCAAAATAGTAAAGTAAATTTCAATGGGATTTTTTTAAGGAACTGTTTAATTCTTGAAAAGTTCGATATACTACTAACTTCAGTCATAAAAgagtgttaatttttttttttgcaaccagTCAATATAtttaaactttgaccatcaatgtACTCTCAGTCCATCGATATAAGGCgtattttgatttaaaaaagtcaaaatttgtaaattttgatcaacaattagtcaaaatatatgcatatttagtgtataaaagtTGTATTAATAGGTTTGTATTCGaagtacttttaatatgatactgattttatagcaattgataatatattataagataaattaaatgtccaaatatatttttgaagacTTTTTTGTTTATAGCTATATTTTGTGTAATTGAATATCGTATCAAAATATCCCTTACATTAATGGATGGAGGGAGTATAATTCAAtggaacttttgaaaatggTATTTCTATATTTTGTGTTGAGAAACAATTTCACAATATTGCAATTTTGCTACTCGctcctttatttttttgcaaaacgGATTTGGGAATGTCTTTCTAAGTATATTTTGACCACtaatttctcttacaatatattataaatttatacgaaattaatatattattaaatGATATATGATATACGAACCTACTGATACATCTTTTGTACACTAAACATGGACATAATTTAACAAattgttagttaaaatttacgaagtttgattttttaaaatcctAATAGGTCCGAGGGAGTATATTTATCATGTATTTTACACTAGCAATTTAATGTGTTGGTGAACGCGTTTATGTCCAAAATAACACTCTTTTTCAAAAGTagacgttttttttttcaaagtcgAATGTGGGCACGAGACAAACGGAGAAATTAAATGAGTGCATGAAAATTCTCAAAATAAAAACATCAGCTTCAGTGGTCGAGCCTCCCCCAGGCAGTGGCACCGGCGGTGGGTGGCAATGGCCGCGCTGCGGCTACCAAGAGCCCCGGCCACGGCCGCCCTCGGCTGCGTCCCGCACAGACTCCGAACCCCGGAGCAAACCCCGCCGCGGCATCCCAACACGGCCCACCTCAACGCGCTGCTCACGGCCtacggccgccgcggccgcaTCCGGGACGCTCAGCAGCTGTTCGACAGGATGCTGCGCCGCGACGTCATCTCCTGGACCGCTCTCCTCACCGCCTACGCCGACGGCAGCGACCTCGTCTCCGCGCGCCTCGTCTTCGACGACATGCCCCGCCGCAACACCGTCTCCTGGAACGCGCTGCTCTCCGTCTACCTCCGCGCGGGGAGGCCCGCGGCCGCGCAAGCCCTCTTCGCGAAGATGCCGGCCAAGAACGCCGTGTCCTACGGCGCAATCATCTCGGGGCTCGCCATGGCTGGGATGCTGCGCGAGGTCCAGGCGGTGCATGGGGAGATGCCGCTGCAGTGGAGGGACCCGGTGGGGTCGAACGCTATGATGGCTGGGCACTTGAGGGCTGGGGAGCTTGGCATGGCGTTGTGGGTGTTCGAGGGAATGGCGGTGAGGGACGTCATCTCCTGGAGCACGATGGTCGATGGGCTCTGTAAGTACGGGATCGTGTCAGATGCGAGGAGGTTGTTCGAGGCAATGCCGGAGCGGAATGTGGTGTCTTGGACCTCGATGATTCGGGGATACATAAAACGTGGGATGTGCAGAGATGGTCTGTTGCTGTTCCTGGACATGAGAAGGGAAGATGTTCAGGTTAATACGACGACACTCTCAGTTGTGCTAGATGCTTGTGCTGAAGCCTGTCTTGTCGGAGAAGGAATTCAGATTCACAGCTTGATTATAACAATGGGGTTTGAAATGGATGTTTTCTTGGGTGATTCGATAATCATAATGTATTCTCGGTTGGGTTGGATGGTCGATGCTAGAAGGGTGTTTGCTTGCATGAAGCAGAAGGACATAGTATCATGGAACTCTTTGGTCACGGGGTATGTTCAGAATAACATGATTGAAGAGGCACATGTGCTGTTCAAGTTGATGCCCGAGAGGGATGCTGTTTCTTGGACATCGATGATTGTTGGGCTTGCTAATAGAGGTTGGATGAGAGAATCTGTTGAACTTTTCGAGCAAATGCCTGGAAAAGACGAGGTCTCTTGGACTGCAGTTATTTCTAGTTATATTGCGAATGGAGACTGCGTAAGTGCTGTGAAGTGGTTCTGTCGCATGTCACGGGATGGGTGCAAACCTAATACAGTAGCTTTTGGTTGTTTGCTGAGTGCTTTGGCTAGCCTGGAAATGTTGAGTCAGGGAATGCAAGCTCATGCTTATGCAATCAACATGGGATGGGTACTTGACTCAGCTGTTCACACTTCTTTGGTGACAATGTATGCAAAATGTGGAAGGTTGGCTGAGGCTCATCATATTTTCTCAAGCATTAGCAATCCAAGCCTTATTGCCACTAATTCTATGATTACAGCATTTGCGCAACATGGCTTGGCTGAAGATGCGCTCAAACTTTTTGACAGAATGCAAAATGGTGGCCAAAAGCCTAACCATGTGACATTTTTGGGAATCCTGACTGCGTGTGCACGTGCTGGTTTAATCCAACAAGGTCATGACTACTTTGAATCAATGGGAGCAATCTATGCCATTGAACCAAACCCTGACCACTACACATGTATGGTTGACCTTTTAGGTCGTGCAGGCTTCCTTGCTGAAGCACTGGAAATGATTAAATCGATGCCCCAGAAGGATTATCCTGATGCATGGGCAGCTTTGCTAAGCTCAAGTAGCCTCCAATTTAATCTTGCTTTTGCAAAAATAGCAGCACAAAAGCTTCTTGAGATGGATCCTTACAATGCAGCAGCTTACACAGTTCTGTCAAACATGCTTTCTTCAGCAGGGATGAAGGATGATGAGGAAATGCTAAAAGTTGCACAGTTATCCAACATGGCTAGTAAAAGTCCCGCATATAGCCTTATTATACAGGATAAAACTACAGAGCACTTCTAGTCCTAGGTAACTGGTATGTTGTGATACATATTGAACTAACTTTTTCCTTGGCATTTTTCAGTGGTCTGTATTGCACCAGTCATGTCAAGATCAtgtcatttttttatataatgttaGTTGAGATGTTTAACCATATAGAACAACACAAGAATCATGACTAGTCCAATACTGTAACCAATCCTCTTCAACTTCAGTGACTCAATTTACTTTATATCTCATCAGAAAGCATGATGGGATCCCATAAATAGGTCGACATTTGCAATTCGACTTTTATTGCCATCTGTTTGTGAACTATGGATCCATTTCTTCTCTCCATCCTCTTATGCTCATGGATCTTTGTTGTAGTGTATTGGAAAAGGCTGAATAGCATGAGGCTAAGGCTTCCACCTGGACCTCCAACATGGCCAATCTTTGGGAATCTTCTCCAGTTGAGCTCTCTTCCTCACAAGGACTTTGCTCGATTTTGCACCAAATATGGTCCCCTTGTCTATCTTCGCCTAGGAACCATCGATGCCATCACCACTGATGATCCTGAAGTCATCCGTGAAATACTCATCCGGCAAGATGAGGTCTTTGCTTCACGACCTCGGACACTGGCTGCTGTTCATCTTGCCTATGGGTGTGGTGATGTGGCTCTTGCCCCGCTGGGGCCAAACTGGAAAAGGATGAGGAGAGTTTGCATGGAGCACTTGCTGACGACCAAGCGGCTTGAGTCTTTCGCTGCTCACCGAGCTCAGGAGGCTGAGCACCTCTGCCAGTTTGTATGGGCTAAAGCTCAGTCAGGGAAGCCCGTGAATCTCAGAGAGGTTCTTGGTGCCTTTTCTATGAACAACGTGACAAGGATGTTGCTGGGGAAGCAATACTTTGGGCTGCAGTCGGCAGGCCCTGGTGAAGCAATGGAGTTCATGCACATCAC contains:
- the LOC133899700 gene encoding hydroxyproline O-galactosyltransferase GALT2-like, which translates into the protein MARRVRPSHLVLAAGAAYLLLISLKFRRVLDLAAADLADPAAFSSPSSSDHLPPSNTTATASPFPVQPFWHRYDRVSLPDLAARNRSALDRMADDAWALGLTAWEEAAAFTGDPWELAASASHASRASTDKCPSAISMRARGRVVFLPCGLAAGSSVTVVGTPRAAHKEYVPQLARMRQGDGTVFVSQFMVELQGLRAVDGEDPPRILHLNPRLKGDWSQHPIIEHNTCYRMQWSAAQRCDGSPPEDNEDKVDGFPKCEKWIRNDIVDTKESKTTSWLKRFIGRAKKPAMTWPFPFVEERLFVLTIQAGVEGFHIYVGGRHVTSFPYRPGFTLEDATGLFVKGDVDVHSVYGTALPMSHPSFSLQQVLEMSEKWRSQPLPKHHVSLFIGILSASNHFAERMAVRKTWMQTPEIRSSEAVARFFVALNSRKEVNVMLKKEAEYFGDIVILPFIDRYELVVLKTIAICEYGVENLTAANIMKCDDDTFVRVDVVLRHIKLNIGGKPLYMGNLNLLHRPLRTGKWAVTDEEWPEDIYPPYANGPGYVISGDIAKFIVSQHANQSLRLFKMEDVSMGLWVEKFNSTKPVQYSHSWKFCQYGCLENYYTAHYQSPRQMLCLWDKLIRGRASCCNYR
- the LOC133899592 gene encoding pentatricopeptide repeat-containing protein At1g53600, mitochondrial-like: MAALRLPRAPATAALGCVPHRLRTPEQTPPRHPNTAHLNALLTAYGRRGRIRDAQQLFDRMLRRDVISWTALLTAYADGSDLVSARLVFDDMPRRNTVSWNALLSVYLRAGRPAAAQALFAKMPAKNAVSYGAIISGLAMAGMLREVQAVHGEMPLQWRDPVGSNAMMAGHLRAGELGMALWVFEGMAVRDVISWSTMVDGLCKYGIVSDARRLFEAMPERNVVSWTSMIRGYIKRGMCRDGLLLFLDMRREDVQVNTTTLSVVLDACAEACLVGEGIQIHSLIITMGFEMDVFLGDSIIIMYSRLGWMVDARRVFACMKQKDIVSWNSLVTGYVQNNMIEEAHVLFKLMPERDAVSWTSMIVGLANRGWMRESVELFEQMPGKDEVSWTAVISSYIANGDCVSAVKWFCRMSRDGCKPNTVAFGCLLSALASLEMLSQGMQAHAYAINMGWVLDSAVHTSLVTMYAKCGRLAEAHHIFSSISNPSLIATNSMITAFAQHGLAEDALKLFDRMQNGGQKPNHVTFLGILTACARAGLIQQGHDYFESMGAIYAIEPNPDHYTCMVDLLGRAGFLAEALEMIKSMPQKDYPDAWAALLSSSSLQFNLAFAKIAAQKLLEMDPYNAAAYTVLSNMLSSAGMKDDEEMLKVAQLSNMASKSPAYSLIIQDKTTEHF